The following nucleotide sequence is from Vulpes lagopus strain Blue_001 chromosome 1, ASM1834538v1, whole genome shotgun sequence.
caATGACCTTCATTGAACTTCATGCACTAACCAActgaaagcatattttttaatGCCCTGAAAAACATGCTTCAGGGCTACGGGGTTAACACAATACAAAATGCTGCCAAACTtcctgttattgttgttgttgttgttgttttcttaaccCAGGAATCTTCCTATGAGAACACAAGTTTCACACTGGGGTGATAAAGAGGAAGACTTCTGTCCTGTATCCATGCATCTTGTCCCAGAACTGCCTTTCTTATAACTCATGATTCTGAAGGGCACATAAAACATCATAATAAGtgcattttgtgttttcatttatttcttgggAGAATAGCAGTCATTATTAATGTATGTTCTTGACGTATCATTGGATTCACATTCCCAACTATTTTGAATCACTACCTAAAATAGTCTTTTGaggaatgttaaataaaaaaaaaaaaagccattctcaACTAAGTTGCTGAAGCACAGCTGTTTTCTATGAGTTGTACTATTCCAATTCTGCTTTCTCAAACACTGTGCTTAGCTACCTCaggtttctcaattttaaaatattattttataacataaaaatgtactagaaatatctttcttttttctacttttagggagagggaaatatcacttctatttttcattgtttgaaagaaaacataaatagggATTGATTTCTTTCGGTTTTGGAGCTGATGGTACCATTTTGTTTATGTAGATAAGGGGTCTAAAGCAAGGTTTCTCAACCTATacactattgacatttttggCTAAGTAATTCTTTGTAGTGGGGGGTTGTCCTATACATTGTAGTACAtatagcagcatccctggtctctacaCACTGGATTCCAGTAGCACCCTCTCCATGCCACCCACCTTGTGATGATCATAAATGTCTCCAGATACTGCCCAAAGTCCCCTGGGAGGCAAAATCTCCCCTGGTCAAGAACTCTGGTCTAAGTCATATCACTCACAGAGAGCCATGAGTATTACCTATCTTCTTTATCAAAGTCTTCAAAAAGTGAAATTCCTGTCCTTCAAACTACTTGCTACTCTATTACTTTACTAGTCCTTAAATATTCTACCTAAACTAATAACAATTAAGATTTCccacatgcttaaaaaaaaaataaagcagctgaCAAAAAACCTAGAATTTAGATGTTAGAGGTTACTGTCACATTGAAAATTCATTTCACTTCCCTTGACGTTACTTCCTTATTTTTACTTGatcataaaaggcatttaaattattttatcacaatgaatattcaaattttttgttCAAAATTCCAAGTAAAGAGATTTTCAATAAGAAGCAGATAACttcatataattcatataatgCATAAaccttttattattcataaaCTTTATAACTAATGTAGCAATAATGGAACTTTGAGAGTTTCTGTGTCAGTTATATacctttttactattttaattttaacatgtttATTGGAAAATTAccaggaaacagaaaagtatGTAGATTAGCATAATCCTACTATACGGAGATAATCACATTTAGGTGTTGATCTTTCTACATTATtcaattcatataaatatatcctATACTAAACCCTTAAACAAATCATGATTTATACTCCACTCTGTGACTTAGCCATAATGTTTGCTAGACATTAAGGGCAAAATCTGTAATGATAAATATACTTAACTTTCTCAAAAACTGTATTTTACAGCACTAAAGTACACAATGTTGTATTATCTACTTTCAGCAATAATCTCTACATGCTataatttttctgcttctctAACCCACAGGCTTTAACAATAACAAGAGAGAAGTGAACCCGCAGACACCTGCAGATAcaattagggattttttttctactctatgTGTCATCTAGATATAGATGTCCAAAGTTCTAATTTTTCTGAGAATTCTAGTGGAAGGAAAAGAGGGTTTTGTATTTTCATGGTCACCTCTTACCTTCCTTTGATCCATATGGATccattgaaacaaaacaaattaacaagaaccccgcccccccaaaaaaaatccctccaaatGCCATTTATGTGTTTAGAAAATGTCACTGAAAATTTGTCCTTGAACATTAGAAATTATTTCTCCATGTCCCTTCTATCCCCACATTCAGGAAATCTTCAGGAACTGTGTCATCCTTTATAGTTCCCAGGTCATACCACCTCCCTGGTTCTCTGtgccctttctcttctccctggagCAAGGAGAAATTCTGTTTCCTACAGAGCTCTTTAACTCCACGTTGGCTGCATAGAGCCCTTCAAAATCAATGAAGAGCCTTAAGAGAGTTGATGAACGAAATACTTGATTACTGTACAATTTTCAGTCAGAAAAGCCCTGGTAACCAATTAGTCTAACTCTTcgattcaaaaaataaaaataaaaaataaaaatgaagaaaccagTTGactattctaattttatatttattgactacAGTTCAAAGTGTGGGTCAAAGTAAGGGAATAAACACTTGTGAATCATTAGAACACCtgagggcctggggccagggacCCAACCTTATGTAACTGGGTAACAGAGGACTCATCTCAATCACTAGGACTCCAttctctataaaataggaataagaaCCCATGCTAATAAGAACATTAGTGACCCATATAATGGTTTGCAAAGCATGTTCAAACAGATTGGTTGCTTCTCCCCTTAGAACAACACAGCAAAAGAGATACAgcatttataattattatcatcctcatttatAGACTCAGAGGAATTAGTGGCCTGATTGAATCCCACTGAAGTAGCTGAGCTCAAAACGGTCTTTGAATCCAAATACTACAGCAACTGCCTTCTCTATCTGGAAAGAAAGTTACGAGAATCTAATGacattacatatataatgtaataatatatatataattttccaaatgaaaaagaaaaattaatgaaaacccAATACTTCttgctgtatttattttcagGTAACTTTGGTAATATGCAACCACCTAAGAATGCTTTCATGCGAGTGCAGGCATTTTCCTACAAACATTTCCTCCGAATGGCAcagtacattttaaataaaacaacatagggcagccccaaatggcttagcggtttagcaccgccttcagcccagggcgtgatcctggagtcccgggattgagtcccatgtcaggctccctgtgtggagcctccttctctctctgcctgtgtctctgcctctctctctctctctctgtgtgtctctcataaataaataaacaaacaaactttaaataaaacaacatattAGGATTAAACCATTACACTATGACTAGTTTTTACTTCCATGATGATTCTTAAATGTTTCTGGacttgcttttaagatttatcctGCTCCTTATCAATTGGCAGGTGATCCAAACACTTCTTCGGCCTCATATCTTACACATGAGCATGCCTGCTtatgcacatgtgcatacacacacacacacatacacacaccacacacacacctttactTTCTCCATTGTTtctggtaatgattttttttccctgcctttgACTATTTACAACACAGACTGCAAGTCCAGCAGACGGATTTCCCAAGATGTACTGATTCTAAGAGACTCCCAGGAGCATTTTGCAGTGACCCCAGTATTCTCCTTCAACAACACAGAAAACTAAAACGTATTATATCTGAAAAATTTGAAACCCCAAAAGCTCAAAAATGTCAATTCCTCAAATATTCTATGttctagatttttaatttctttgtaattttccacacaatattttttccataattttcattcatttctcaagCTATGAAGCTCACAATTGAACACATTTTCTATTGAGTTTTCGTGTGTGCTGAGTCAAATGGTTTCAAATGATACAATTACtacatcaaaaaacaaacaggcaCTCAAAATACACCCTCTCCATACCCAATCTGTACTAGAATGTGTGGGATCTGAAGGCACAGTTGTTCTCAAGTACAAAAAAGAGAATCTACTACATTATGAATTgcttttgaaggaaataaaataatttcactatatacatacattatattttctttcttaaaattaccATATATATTCCTGATTGATGTTTGTATTTCATTACACTGAGATCCCAAACAACATTTTATCCTATCCTAACTACCTTATAAttgtgattaaatatatatattgataccttacacttattttttaataaatttcataaGACTTTTTGTaatattgaaaattttcataaaaacaatatTCCCACTTCGTTTAAAAAATTAGACAACAATCCTCCTCATACACAATTGCGATACTCTCAAAAGGGAAAAGTCTTTTAACcattctatttttagaaaaataaataataaacttagttgaaaaaatataaaaatttggatAATGAAACAACTAGAATATCTTGCTATTTATCTATCACATAGAGATGTGCTTGACACTAATCTATATAAAGTGAGGTTTTAGTTTCTCTACTGTAGTACTTTCACAGCACCTCTGTAATTTTGATGATCatattattttaagctttgtTGGTTCTAAATTGGAAATCTCTAATTACACTTCTGTTTCTTGTCCAGTAAATTTTAGTCAGTTTCTTGACACCATTCTAGGTGGAATAAGACTGTTGATGCCTGTACGCATACCATACCTCTACTTTGGCTACCTTCTTTTATCTTCCTCCTCTGTCAGCTAGCTATTTACTTTTACTCTTTTAGGGTTGTAAACTGAACTGTTAAGTATTTGAGCTaataaaagaatgttttcatatttaaatcaGATTGAGTTCAGTTTTCTACCACAAGAGAAACCCTCTTAACTTCATAACCTCCTACCTGCTTACCTGCTAGCCAGGAAAAGGGGTGCTACCATCTACGTTGTGTAAATGACTATCTTAAAAGGacgtatgatttttttaatacatcagtatcattaaaatatatctcataaaacaaagcaaagtgaTAAGATGAAGCTCTGCCATAGTCTAAGACAATATCTTACTCAGGAAAAGCCTTTCAACAATAAAACcattatagaatattatttgaaaacagggggatacattgtttattttctaaaagagacACTAAAATTGAAGGAAGTAGGTGTATAGTAAtcctggagaaaatatttattgcatttgaAACATATTCTAGGGGTTATTGTCTTACTATAAAGGCTACTGAAGGGTAAGATGGGAAGTGACCATGACTtaagtataatttataatatgtattttagtttatttttaagtcaaacaTTTTTTCAGTGACACCTTGAGTTTGCAGAAAACATCCATAAATATGTTtcctataactttaaaaaataagtgtaataAATTTTCCCTATTTTGTACTATTCTATACTTTTCTGCCTCTCTGAAAAAGGTTTTGAGATTCTATGACTGGTGAATCAaattcctcttcctttgtgaatGAAAATCACAGCAATCTCCTTCATGTCTTCACTACACATTCTGATTAAGTTATGCTCAGCTCATCACACGCAGGATTTATGTATGGTTCAAAACGTGTTATTCATGCACGTAATAATTCACCTCAGAAAGTATTTTAGGTAGCTTAAATAAAATGTACGCATACAAATACAAGCTAGTAATATATAGGTGAAAAATAATAAGCCAAATactatgtttattaaaaaatcacaatgaagcAGGACATAATACCTTCCTAAATTGAACTGTAAATTTAGTTCTGAGCTTCCTGatagtttaaataaaaaggagaagttACAAATATTTCAATTCAAGGGAAACCAAACTTCTGCTAATACTAAACTCTAAAAGAAATTTCCCTTAGGGACTGTAGCCCAGAATAAAATGGGGAGGAAAGCCTAGGGTGCCTATCACcaatattttctggaattttcttcctgtttctccatATGCATATAGAAGTGTCTTGCCATAAGTAGGTACCGCACTGAGGAAACTGCATGGGCAGGTTcaagaaatcaggaaaacagaaattgtTAAAGGAGAGCTAAGGGATCTGATGTTGTGGATTCTCTCATCCCTattgaaatcaggaaaaaaaaaatgagcaaattgtttttctattctctctctatAGACATTATTTCACTATTCCtaataacattttcaaataagCAAACTGGATTCAGTGAATTGAAGTCAAATGAAAGTCTGATTTTTCCAAAACACATAGAAATTCAGAGTCATCTCAATGATCAGAATAAAGAAGGTATGAATCAAGTTGTTACACTCAGTGATGAAGCAGTCTTAAGATGATAGtatcttaaatgtaaaaacacagaaaaatcatATTGTCATTAGTCATATTACCATAAATCATGTGATACAGCTTATAAAAGACCTTATgtctctatattttaaaaataataatctttacaAATGCTAAAACTACAACAGCTTCTTTAGTAAACATTTAAATGTATGTTAAAACTGGCAGTTCTCTAAGAGTGACACCTCTCTTGTTCCATACTGAATAACTGATGAAGAAAAAattgatgaaaaactgaaaatattactTAGTGAATGAAATATCACCATAGTGAAGTGAGGAATATTACccatttgataaaatattcatTCCCTGTAATAAATGGGTGTGAAGTCATCAATTATCAGGAAACTACCAAACACTGGTTttgacttaaatttatttaataagccATGTTTATTGGATTCATATTGATCGATTCTTCCACAATTTCCACTTAGAAAATGAAATCTGTGCAGTTAATTAGTTGAAAATAACAACTGCTGGTTCAATTAAATTTAGCAAATTTCACATTCTAGTGTTACCATATGTACATTTGTTTGAAGTAATAATTAAACTTCTGTACTAGATTGCATATTTTGGAACAAAGTAAACAAATTACATTATGAAATATCtctaaaaatacacatttgattTCCTCTTGGAATATTAAGCACAAATGCCTTAAGTGAATCCCTAATAAATGGCTGCAAAAATTAGTTGATTACATGGGTATAAATTTGACCTAGCCATTAATAAATTCTACATAAAACTATGCACATTGGCAGTCACAGAATACATTAAATTTCActtagagagaaaaatgaaaaaaagaaagaaaaaataaaacttgggagTGCTGCCTTGCTCCTAAATTAAGAAGGTGGAGTTTCATTCATATCTAAGTTGTGGGAAAACTAATGggatcaaaaaatatttcaagttgaggggatctctgggtggctcagtggtttagcgcctgccttgggcccagggcatgatcctggggtcctgggatcaagtcccacatcaggctccctgcgtggagcctgctcctccctctgcctgtgtctctgcctctccatgtctctcacgaataaataagtaaaatctttaaaaaataaaaataaaaaatatttcaagttggAAAAATGTGCGAGTCAGAGGAAATACTGCTGGGCCTCTAGTAGGCAAGTACCTTGATACTTGgtagaaaagcagagaaggacTGTAAACACATTTAAGGCTGCTGTGCACTTGGCACAACATCTCAcaaaatttcaataaatgttatcttGGTTGGATCTCACAGCATTCTTGATGAAGCATGCAGAGTTGGGGATATGGCCCTTTCATAACAGAGTTAGTCATTAAGAGATTTGCTGAAGGTCAATCCAGAATCTGGATCTTTGGACAAAATTTAGGCATGGGGTTTATGCCTAAGACACgagttattttaaatgcaaataagtgggattgattttaataaatgcaaGTATGCTGTTACCACAAACTACTTTCATCATTGTGTAGTCCACTTTCAGTAAAGAGCTCAATAATGTTTATGTGACCGTCAATAACAGCAGCTAAGTAATCCTATTCATATCAAATAAGCAACCATAGAGTGGCTATATTATTTGCAAAGTAGTGTGATTAACAGCTAGAGTCGTTTATAACAAGTCGTTTACTCAagttctttctctctatatatatagagagagaataatataggcattataataatataattatatatatataattttctattcatctattttatcCAACCTCCATTGAAGACAATGTGTGACTTTATTGCAGAAATAAAGTTCACAATACAGATGATTTGTATGTAAAACTACATTTTCACTCTTGAATGCAAttttcttagaaagaaagaaagaaagaaagaagaaagaagaaaagaaagagaaagaaagaaaagaaagaaaggaaagaaggaagaagaaggaaggaaagaaagaaagaagaaagaaaaaaagaaagaaagaaagaagaaaagaaagaaagtcagcaGTACCATGACCACCTGCGTTTAAGAGCAGGCCAGACAGTAACGTCTGGTTCAGATACCTCATATTCTGGCAAACTTTATTAACACAAATGCATTCATTACTAAGTACTCTTTGGTTAGACACTTTAAAGCGATGCTAAAGGGCCTCAATGTGAACAGTCAAGAGTCCTACAACGTGTTTGTGCAGTTTTCTTTCACACAGGAACTTTCTCCACAGAAGGAGTTTCAAGGCGCCGGGTATGGGGTTCGTGACCTACACAGGCAGGACGCGCAGCCCCGCCGTGTCCGTGCACAGCCTAGATCGTCACGCGGTAACTGAAGCCCCAGGCCTGCCTCCTCGACAGCCTCGACGCGCGCTGGGCGCCGGGGTCAGGGTCCCACCTCAGGGCTCTGAGCGGTTTGTTCCTAGTGGATCGGGGCGGGTGTGTTGCCGGAGTCGCGTTCCATTGGCCACGCTCTCGGGGACTGGCCCGGCTCTCCGACACTTGATTGGACGGAACTACCCCCCGTAGGCCGAGATCATTGGAGGGTGCGGGAGCCGGGGGTGGGGCGGGTTCCCCAGGATTCTTGACCGAGCGCGCTCCGCTGCGGAGCAGGGCGCCGGGCGCCGGGCTGGAGCTGGGCGGGCGGCCGCGGAGGCAGGACGGGAGGGTCCCGGCGCGGACGGGGGGAGGGTCTCGGGGGGGTCGAGCGGGACAGGGGCCGCTCGCTGGCCGCCCGGGAGCAGACCCCGATTTCCCCCCAGCGGCGGCCGCTCCGAGACAGCATCTGTCAACGCTCTTCCTCAGCCCTTCTTGGGCCGGGCCGGGCTCCGCCGGCGGCGGCTGGGAAGACGCGGGACCCAGCGTGACGAGCCCATCAGCTGTCAGGCGAGCGGCGAAGCGACCCGAGGCGgcgagagacacacaaagagcgcggtgagcggcggcggcggcgaaaGGGGGCGGCGGATTCGGGACGGCAACTCCCGGCCGCGCCCgctcgcgccgccgccgccgccgccgccgccggggctgGGTCCGCGGCCGCCGAGACAATGCGGCCGGGCTCCGACGCCGCGCGCCTCGGGGTACGGGAGCCTTCGTCCCTCGGCTCGCCCAGCCCCCTCTCGGGAGGCTTGGCCCCCGCCCGGGAAAGGGGCGCCCCCTCGCTCCCGCAGCCGGGAAGGAAGTCGGTCCGCGGCCGCCGAGCCCGGCAACTTGCGAGCCGGGAAAAGTTTGCGGCGCCTCcgcggggcggcgcggcgcggcgcggcgcggcccgCCCCTGGCGTCCGCGGTCACCGCCGGTGACTTTCTGGACTCGTCGTCAGCCTGGGccgcggcgcggcgggcggcgacTGCGGGGAGGGCCGAGTCCGTCCGGAGGCGCCCGCGCGCGGGGCTGCGGGTGAGTTGGCTTGTGGGGCGCGCCGGGCTCCAAGCTGCCCGGGCCCCGGGTCTGGGGAGACGGCAAGGGTTCGGGTGCCTTCGATACTTTTTGCAGCGCGCGGGGAGAACGAGTACAAGTGCGATTGCTTCCGAGTAGCTGACCTGCCGCGACTCGCGAACCGCGTCGGTGGGAACCTCTGAGGAGCCGAGGCTCCCGAGGGCCTGTgcgggtgggggctgggaggtggaagaggagaagGTCGCGCACCAGCCTTGCCTCGTAAGTGGCTCGgcgtgaccttggacaagtgactGAACCACTTAGTGGCACAGGAGGCTGGAGCTTACGTGATCTGTGgggtcttctcattttttaaatacatctcGGCTTGAGATTTTCCTTGGGCCTCAGCGTGGCATAACGAGTTATCCGGTAGGCCAGGATTCATTTACAGGCGCCTGGAGTCACCTTTCAGCCTCCCGAGAAAACTTTTAAGTCCGAGGTTTTCAAACAGTAATATTCGAAggtttggtttttggttgttttgggttttgttttgttctccacacacacacccccccccccagtgaaaaataattatccattgtttaaaaacactttttaagaCTTATCTACTTTGCTGCACCATTTGGAGTAGTAGGAGCCATGCTGGGGACAGAGAACCAAGCTTAAGAGTGAAGTGGCAGGTGcctccagggatcccttcatCCCTTCTGGATTCAGTTTAGGGGGAGAACAAGGCTTTTATTATACATAGGAGAGAGAAAACGGGGCaggtgttttgttgttattgtttttctgtgTTGCTTCTTTCTACTGCAAACTTTTGTGTGGAGGGCAGTGGGGGAGTGGGCTCTAACTTctgacaaagggaaagaaaatgtcacTTATAACCAAAGTGAATCTTAAACTAATGTAAATCTTCCTTACAGGAACTGTTACACGTAATGCAAGTACATCTTGATCTAATTTTAATGAAGGATTGAAAATAGCTGCTATGTTCGGTGTCACTGCCGCCAAGATGGCTCACTTACATAATCTTCTTTGTTGGGATGTGTTAGTGACATGTataattttgagaaattattaATGTTAAAGGTTTGGCCTGGGAGTGGTATtgggaatattttcatcactggTTTCAATGTAATGTAGTGTTAACTTTTGGTTATACTAATAACCTGCAGTTTTTTCTCTAAAAAGTGAAATCAAACATTTTCCCTAACCAAAATTCTTTCAActattaaatgtatatttgtcAGTGCTGAATACAggcaaaattattttgttctctccataaattttcccagttttttcACTATTCATGAGCATGCCTTCTAGGAGTCAGGTGCTCCACTGGGTTTTCtcttctcatggagcttataaaaacaaaaactgatttcTTTTAATGTAAGTACATAaatacactcaataaatattcactggtTAAAATACTCAGTGCTTggataaaaataacttaaaattcttttcaccCATCCTTAAAGAGAATTATCATGCTTTGGGGGGAAGAAAGAAGGTGTCAAAGAAAACTGGCAGAAAAACTGAGCTTAATTCCGGTATCCATCCTCaaagtttatgttttaaaattagggaTACAGATTTGGAAAGAGACAAAAACGGTTGATAGGGTTTCTAGGAGAAAGCAATATTGatttaacattatatattttatgaccTATCTTTCTTTGAAGAACACAAACCTTTTGAAAATGTATGTTTCTTGGATTATCAGTAGCTATTTGCATTGCGATTGAATATCTAATTAAATGGCCTAATCATAGCCATCATATTTCACATCAGtgatatctgatttttaaagtcacTGTTTAAATAACATGAAATAAACCTTTCAGTGCAGTTGCATGAAGGAAAGTATACCTTTTGAAATCAACTAAATCTACGGTGAGAAAATTACCTCCAATCTTacaccaaatataaaatatgcacTGGAAATAGCATCTATCCAAGGAGGTCTTCACTCTAGACAAATACTATGTGTGCAGAGGGATCCTACACGGACTACATCATATATAAGATACTCTGATTTTCCTGAGGAGTCTGTGTAATAATCTATTTGTTGACAAGGAAAGTAAGTCCCCAACATTTGTAAGCCTGGAAACTTCTGGAAAGCCTATTGGCCTTATTTAAAATGACCACTCAACCTAAAACATAGTATTGATATTTGAACAAGGTGCTGTCTTTGTAGAATGTGCATTCTCCTCATAGCAGGTTTGCTGTTTGGGCAGCCTTGCAGGGGGTTAGAGCAGTGCATCCGAGAGGGTGGTCCTTCAACCACTTGTGTCAGAATCTTCTGTATCATCTGCAAAGTTTTAGACTGCTGGGCAGCTTTCTACATTTAAAGAATCAGAATGTCTGTGAGCATAACCTAGAGTCTATATTCTTAATAAGCTCCTCTCAAAGTGAGAATAACGCTCAATTTTGAGAATTCGTGTTAGGGTTTTCTTGCCAATGTTTAATGACAACTGTTGCTTTCcccacaaacatttaaagagtacCCCTTCCCTCCATGCTCACTGCTCTGACCACTTTCCCTCTGGCACCAGAGCTGGTGGTGTCATCTCTTAGTTGTGGCCGGGGAGCCCCTCATGAACTGCTTCTACAAGCAAACCAAGATACCATCTTCAAGCAGTGTTAAGGCAGCTTTGGAGCAGAGGGCCAGGAGACCCCTTCTTCTATGGGATACTCCCACcatcccctcctccacccacctcctcatCAACTAAGGAGATGAAGTTTCAGCTCCTTGGGGAATGTACCCCAAGGTACAGAAGGCCTGAGAGGGAACAGAGCTAGAATGCTAAATGGAAAGCTATCCCCTCAGCCTATTTGACAATTTTCGTTCTGAAGCTAATAATTTAGCAGTCAAGTGTATGGGAGAACCCAGGTCCCTTGCTGTTTATTGATAAAACTTTCATCTACAAACCTATATAATGGCTCCTGTAATCTCTGGATCCATAGAATCCCTGACATTGCActattttcatgattttgagGAAAAAGGGAAGAGTTTAGGAGAGAAGTTCAAAGTCTAGGCTAAGGAGTCAGTCACACCTGATTCAAATCCTAGCTTTGCCATTTACTACCTAGGTGACTTTGAGCTGCATCCCTGACCCTATAAGCTTCAATTTCTTTGGAATATGAGGATCATAGTACCTGCCTCATAGGAGTTGTTTTGggaattatgtaatatataaatgagtGACAGATAATAATTGTCACTCATTATATACTCCATATAtgtacttttaatttattatagtaactttttaaaatttcttttttagccCTGGAGAGTTGCTGTAGAAGAGGGATAAGAGAGGAAGACAACGCAGGAGGAGATAAGTCACTCTGGACTCAAGGAAAGGTCATACCACTAAATAGTAGTTGTtgagcagagaggaaagggacAAGGGAA
It contains:
- the LOC121486600 gene encoding collagen alpha-1(I) chain-like — protein: MGFVTYTGRTRSPAVSVHSLDRHAVTEAPGLPPRQPRRALGAGVRVPPQGSERFVPSGSGRAEIIGGCGSRGWGGFPRILDRARSAAEQGAGRRAGAGRAAAEAGREGPGADGGRVSGGSSGTGAARWPPGSRPRFPPSGGRSETASVNALPQPFLGRAGLRRRRLGRRGTQRDEPISCQASGEATRGGERHTKSAVSGGGGERGRRIRDGNSRPRPLAPPPPPPPPGLGPRPPRQCGRAPTPRASGYGSLRPSARPAPSREAWPPPGKGAPPRSRSREGSRSAAAEPGNLRAGKSLRRLRGAARRGAARPAPGVRGHRR